One Rhinoderma darwinii isolate aRhiDar2 chromosome 6, aRhiDar2.hap1, whole genome shotgun sequence DNA window includes the following coding sequences:
- the LOC142655969 gene encoding uncharacterized protein LOC142655969, with the protein MASTSGLFQCSDPKKWKRVHDVYWEVVAAKGAKQKRLLELDKWYQEELPARIASRPQKSLTQEELVKLMEWKLMRGKFRPRLKQMVSGNSASTVESCTGKAFRLLPDVSAAIDELCQLKGIGPATASAVLSAGAPELTAFMADEAVESVPGLSPIQYNLKHYLRYLEELQLKSKALNKASEEGWTPHRVELCLWTWKVAQNLCPKLLESPEDDEEERPAKKLRTQR; encoded by the exons ATGGCGTCGACGTCCGGACTCTTCCAGTGCAGTGATCCGAAAAAGTGGAAGCGCGTCCATGATGTTTACTGGGAGGTTGTGGCCGCAAAAGGAGCGAAGCAGAAGCGATTACTGGAGCTGGATAAATG GTATCAGGAGGAGCTGCCCGCCCGCATCGCCTCTCGTCCGCAGAAGTCGCTGACGCAGGAGGAGCTGGTGAAACTCATGGAGTGGAAGTTAATG AGGGGGAAGTTCCGACCGCGCCTGAAGCAGATGGTGTCGGGTAACTCGGCGAGTACGGTGGAGAGCTGCACCGGGAAAGCGTTCCGGCTTCTTCCTGATGTATCTGCCGCCATTGATGAGCTGTGCCAGCTGAAGGGCATAGGACCAGCCACGGCGTCTG CGGTCCTGTCGGCTGGCGCCCCGGAGTTGACGGCTTTCATGGCAGATGAAGCTGTGGAGAGCGTGCCCGGGCTCTCCCCTATACAATATAACCTGAAACACTATCTGAGGTACCTGGAGGAGCTGCAGCTGAAGTCTAAGGCTTTGAACAAAG CCTCTGAGGAGGGGTGGACACCTCACCGTGTGGAGTTGTGCCTGTGGACTTGGAAAGTAGCCCAAAACCTGTGTCCAAAACTCCTGGAGTCCCcggaagatgatgaagaagaaagACCTGCTAAGAAACTGAGGACACAGCGTTGA
- the STUB1 gene encoding E3 ubiquitin-protein ligase CHIP isoform X1 produces the protein MKGKEESGGRPSGVSGGPGGIGGSPEKSASAQDLKEQGNRLFVARKYQEAVSCYSKAITRNPSIAVYYTNRALCYLKMQQLDKALADCKHALELDCQSVKAHFFLGQCQMELENYDEAIANLQRAYNLAKEQRLNFGDDIPSALRIAKKKRWNNIEERRINQENELHAYLTKLILAEKERELEETKRKHEEENAEENRGRAQPSGVATKHDKHLAEMDELFSQVDEKRKKRDIPDYLCGKISFELMREPCITPSGITYDRKDIEEHLQRVGHFDPVTRSPLTQDQLIPNLAMKEVIDAFICENGWVEDY, from the exons ATGAAGGGGAAAGAAGAGAGTGGAGGTCGCCCTTCTGGGGTCAGTGGGGGTCCAGGGGGCATTGGGGGCAGCCCGGAGAAAAGCGCCAGCGCCCAGGATTTAAAGGAACAGGGCAACAGGCTGTTTGTGGCTCGAAAATATCAAGAAGCCGTCTCCTGCTACAGCAAAGCCATC ACTCGGAACCCTTCCATCGCCGTGTACTACACCAACCGAGCCCTGTGTTACCTGAAGATGCAGCAGCTGGACAAGGCGTTGGCGGATTGTAAGCACGCCCTGGAGCTGGACTGCCAGTCTGTGAAGGCGCACTTCTTCCTGGGGCAATGCCAGATGGAACTGGAGAACTACGACGAGGCCATCGCCAATTTGCAAAGAG caTACAACCTGGCCAAAGAGCAGAGACTGAACTTCGGAGACGACATCCCGAGTGCCCTGCGGATCGCCAAGAAGAAGCGATGGAACAACATAGAGGAGCGGAGGATCAACCAGGAGAACGAGCTGCACGCCTATCTCACCAAACTCATCCTGGCCGAGAAGGAAAG GGAGCTCGAAGAGACCAAGAGGAAACATGAAGAGGAGAACGCGGAGGAGAACAGGGGCCGGGCCCAGCCCTCCGGTGTGGCCACCAAGCAC GACAAACATTTGGCAGAAATGGACGAACTCTTCTCCCAAGTGGACGAGAAACGTAAG AAGCGAGACATCCCGGACTACTTATGCGGAAAGATCAGCTTCGAGCTGATGAGGGAGCCGTGTATAACCCCCAGCGGAATCACCTACGACAGAAAGGACATTGAGGAGCACCTGCAG AGAGTCGGACACTTTGATCCCGTGACCCGGAGCCCATTGACCCAAGATCAGCTGATCCCAAACCTGGCCATGAAAGAGGTGATCGACGCCTTCATATGTGAGAACGGGTGGGTGGAGGACTATTAG
- the JMJD8 gene encoding jmjC domain-containing protein 8 encodes MALFTPLYLLLQVMSALSLDEQTEYTVTQCDGGWQWSSYSPVQEEEHCTVERRDAAITYSEFIEQFAYKRPVILQGITDNSEFRSLCRKEQLLTTYGDRNVRLSTANTYSYDKVDVPFQEYVEHFLTPQDLDSLGVDTLYFFGDNNFTEWGSLFQKYTPPPFKLPGTTGAYSFGIAGSGTGVPFHWHGPGYSEVIYGRKRWFLYPPDKTPEFNPNRTTLSWMLDTYPLLPAAERPIECTIRPGEVLYFPDRWWHATLNLDTCVFISTFLG; translated from the exons ATGGCACTTTTCACCCCCCTTTACCTCCTGCTCCAAGTCATGTCAGCGCTGTCACTGGACGAGCAGACCGAATACACAGTGACGCAATGTGATGGCGGTTG GCAATGGAGTAGTTACTCTCCCGTCCAGGAGGAGGAGCACTGCACGGTGGAGAGGAGAGACGCCGCCATCACCTACTCAGAATTCATTGAGCA GTTTGCCTACAAGAGGCCGGTCATCCTTCAGGGAATCACGGATAATTCG GAGTTTCGGTCACTGTGCAGGAAAGAGCAGCTGCTCACGACGTACGGAGATCGCAACGTCCGGCTGAGCACCGCAAACACCTATTCCTATGATAAAG TGGACGTCCCCTTCCAGGAGTATGTGGAGCACTTCCTGACACCCCAGGACCTGGACTCTCTGGGTGTAG ATACTTTGTATTTCTTTGGTGATAATAACTTCACAGAATGGGGGTCTCTGTTTCAGAAATACACCCCACCTCCATTCAAGCTGCCTGGCACTACCGGGGCATATAGTTTTGGCATAGCTG GTTCCGGTACAGGGGTCCCCTTCCACTGGCACGGGCCTGGCTACTCGGAGGTGATATATGGCAGGAAG CGCTGGTTCCTTTACCCACCCGACAAGACCCCCGAGTTTAACCCTAACAGGACCACACTGTCCTGGATGCTGGACACCTACCCGCTACTGCCTGCAGCAGAACGTCCTATAGAGTGCACCATCAGACCCGGAGAG GTTCTCTACTTCCCGGACCGCTGGTGGCACGCCACCCTGAACCTGGACACCTGCGTCTTCATCTCCACCTTCCTGGGATAG
- the STUB1 gene encoding E3 ubiquitin-protein ligase CHIP isoform X2, translated as MSHYCGLPETRNPSIAVYYTNRALCYLKMQQLDKALADCKHALELDCQSVKAHFFLGQCQMELENYDEAIANLQRAYNLAKEQRLNFGDDIPSALRIAKKKRWNNIEERRINQENELHAYLTKLILAEKERELEETKRKHEEENAEENRGRAQPSGVATKHDKHLAEMDELFSQVDEKRKKRDIPDYLCGKISFELMREPCITPSGITYDRKDIEEHLQRVGHFDPVTRSPLTQDQLIPNLAMKEVIDAFICENGWVEDY; from the exons ATGTCTCATTACTGTGGATTACCGGAG ACTCGGAACCCTTCCATCGCCGTGTACTACACCAACCGAGCCCTGTGTTACCTGAAGATGCAGCAGCTGGACAAGGCGTTGGCGGATTGTAAGCACGCCCTGGAGCTGGACTGCCAGTCTGTGAAGGCGCACTTCTTCCTGGGGCAATGCCAGATGGAACTGGAGAACTACGACGAGGCCATCGCCAATTTGCAAAGAG caTACAACCTGGCCAAAGAGCAGAGACTGAACTTCGGAGACGACATCCCGAGTGCCCTGCGGATCGCCAAGAAGAAGCGATGGAACAACATAGAGGAGCGGAGGATCAACCAGGAGAACGAGCTGCACGCCTATCTCACCAAACTCATCCTGGCCGAGAAGGAAAG GGAGCTCGAAGAGACCAAGAGGAAACATGAAGAGGAGAACGCGGAGGAGAACAGGGGCCGGGCCCAGCCCTCCGGTGTGGCCACCAAGCAC GACAAACATTTGGCAGAAATGGACGAACTCTTCTCCCAAGTGGACGAGAAACGTAAG AAGCGAGACATCCCGGACTACTTATGCGGAAAGATCAGCTTCGAGCTGATGAGGGAGCCGTGTATAACCCCCAGCGGAATCACCTACGACAGAAAGGACATTGAGGAGCACCTGCAG AGAGTCGGACACTTTGATCCCGTGACCCGGAGCCCATTGACCCAAGATCAGCTGATCCCAAACCTGGCCATGAAAGAGGTGATCGACGCCTTCATATGTGAGAACGGGTGGGTGGAGGACTATTAG